In Desulforhopalus sp., the genomic stretch TCAGCCCGTTTCAGTCGCTGGGATTCTCTTTGCAATTCTTCGACCAGCATCTCCAACTCTGCGTATGTAGGACGTGTATCCATAATTATGCGGTACCTGTTTTCTCTGTAAAAATTCTTCGCTACCGATGCATCTTCCCCGCCACCCAGTGCACCATCATTTGTTTATAATTGCAAGGTTGTCGCTATTGGCTAATTTCTTTCTGCTACTCCCTGGCGCGCCTAGACCGGCAAATTTCCCTGTTGACATTATATTAACATTATGGATAAGTAAATATTAACATATTGTATATATTTTGCGACTCTTGTTCGCTATAACCAGACGTACCAAACAATCACGACCCATGAACCTTGGAACCTTAATAAGAAAATGTCGTAAAGATCGCAAGTTAACGCTTAAAGCGGTTGCCGAGAAAGCCGGAATTTCCGAAGGTTTCTTAAGCCAGGTAGAAAATGCCGTCAATTCGCCTTCCGTTGACACCCTTATGCGGATCTGCAACGCCATAGGGGTTGACGCTGGCGGCCTCCTTTCCCAGGCCAGTAAGCAAGAGAAAAGCATTCTCATTAAAAAATCGGAATGGGACGACATAGATTTTTCCCACACCGGCTTTGTAACCCGGCGCTTTTTCCCACCGGAAACACGCAGCGTCATCGATTCAGCCATCCTGGTAATCGAACCGGGCAAATCAATTCCGGTACGGAAGAATATTAAAAACGGCCAGGAGGTCCTTTGTGTCCTCAAAGGAATGGTCGAATTGACCCTTGGTGGAGACACACTTTCCTTGGTTGATGGAGATTCCGTGCACTTTTTATCAAACCCCGACAACCAGAAGATCACCAACAAAAGTGACGCAAGCAGTTTTGTTTTATGGGTAGGAACGCTGTAAATGCAATTTCCTTTTAGTATCCGGCCATGGCAGTTTCGCTCAACGGCTTAACAAAAAAACCAGTAGGCAAACCATAACCAGGAAGGAGACAATGGCATGATAACGTTCAGCAAACAGCAATTGAAAATACCGAAACTGCTACGACCGGTATACCTGGTAACCGCCGGGCAATCGAAGTTTGACCGAGCCTTCCCGGATAAGCGCACCGAGGAACTGTGTATTGATGCCTTCACTATGGCGGCAAGGCTTCTCGATATCTCCCCTGCCGAACTCAAGAGATATATTCATACCTGCTACTACGGGCATTTTGCTGATCATTTCGGCGATCAACTCCTCGGCGAGTCGGTTATCCATGATCGGCTCGGCCTCGATCCACTCGGCAATGTCGGCGTA encodes the following:
- a CDS encoding helix-turn-helix domain-containing protein → MNLGTLIRKCRKDRKLTLKAVAEKAGISEGFLSQVENAVNSPSVDTLMRICNAIGVDAGGLLSQASKQEKSILIKKSEWDDIDFSHTGFVTRRFFPPETRSVIDSAILVIEPGKSIPVRKNIKNGQEVLCVLKGMVELTLGGDTLSLVDGDSVHFLSNPDNQKITNKSDASSFVLWVGTL